From a single Micromonospora pallida genomic region:
- a CDS encoding [protein-PII] uridylyltransferase — MRNAPGDPGPGAVDPAVGGVDGVSGSGPTDPAAPGGPVDPAAPGGPVDGSAAVDGIGAAARETRAAAYDSWLATLLPDRPGVALVAVGGLGRRQCAPHGDLDLVLLHDGVPGIDELAASVWYPVWDAKLGLDHSVRTVGEALSVALDDVKVSLGLLDARYVAGDRRLAEELARTALDQWRRTALRQLPALREVTESRWQAHGELAFLLEGDLKEAAGGLRDVGILRAIATAGLTDALRPAVTAAHLRLLDVRDALHRQVGRRVDRLVAQERDGVARLLGLRQPPSDAAQRPAAVGHDGDVLLRRVAGDARTVSHALDDAWRAADRLRVRRRRGVDGRPIRRPVARDVVEHDGELVLARTAIGARPDPVLSLRVAAAAATTRLPIARATCEWLAAYCPPLPSPWPPEARAALVTLLGSGPGLVPAWETCDRYGLVDAWLPEWPRLRSLPQHNPVHRYTVDRHLVQAAAEASRYAREVDRPDLLLIGAFLHDIGKGIAGDHSTVGVPLAEAVAARIGLSPAEVALIGTLVRLHLLLPDVATRRDLDDPVTITRVAEAVGDPSTLDLLHALVRADAAATGPAAWSDWKGRLVAGLVERVRTALDTGALPAPPAPDPALLAEPLPVVQLTEDTVAVAAADRRGLLATVAGCLALHRLEVVSADAATVDGRALVTCRVQPRYGLSPDPVALTADLRRALAGDVSVTQRLRGRTLAARADGAAPRVVWHRDAATDAVVLELRAADAAGLLYRVASALDAAGVEVRAARISTLGGDVVDAFYLVGRGPDDDTRRRLEAAVLAAV; from the coding sequence GTGAGGAACGCCCCCGGTGACCCCGGTCCCGGTGCGGTCGATCCTGCCGTCGGCGGGGTCGACGGAGTTTCCGGGAGCGGTCCCACCGATCCGGCCGCTCCGGGCGGTCCCGTCGACCCGGCCGCCCCGGGCGGTCCTGTCGACGGCAGCGCCGCCGTCGACGGGATCGGGGCGGCGGCCCGCGAGACCCGGGCCGCCGCGTACGACAGCTGGCTCGCCACCCTGCTCCCGGACCGCCCCGGCGTGGCACTGGTCGCGGTGGGCGGGCTCGGCCGGCGGCAGTGCGCACCCCACGGCGACCTGGACCTCGTCCTCCTGCACGACGGGGTGCCCGGCATCGACGAGCTGGCCGCGTCCGTCTGGTACCCGGTCTGGGACGCCAAGCTCGGGCTGGACCACTCGGTCCGGACCGTCGGCGAGGCCCTCTCGGTGGCCCTGGACGACGTGAAGGTCTCCCTCGGCCTGCTCGACGCCCGGTACGTCGCCGGGGACCGGCGGCTCGCCGAGGAACTGGCGCGTACCGCCCTGGACCAGTGGCGGCGGACCGCCCTCCGGCAGCTCCCCGCGCTGCGGGAGGTGACCGAGAGCCGCTGGCAGGCCCACGGCGAACTGGCCTTCCTGCTGGAGGGCGACCTCAAGGAAGCCGCCGGCGGGCTGCGCGACGTGGGCATCCTGCGGGCCATCGCCACCGCCGGGCTCACCGACGCCCTGCGCCCGGCGGTCACCGCCGCGCACCTGCGCCTGCTGGACGTCCGGGACGCCCTGCACCGGCAGGTCGGCCGTCGGGTGGACCGTCTCGTCGCGCAGGAACGCGACGGGGTGGCCCGACTGCTCGGCCTGCGACAACCGCCGTCCGACGCCGCGCAGCGGCCGGCAGCCGTCGGGCACGACGGGGACGTCCTGCTGCGCCGGGTCGCCGGGGACGCCCGTACCGTCAGCCACGCGCTGGACGACGCCTGGCGGGCCGCCGACCGGCTCCGCGTCCGGCGTCGGCGGGGCGTGGACGGCCGGCCGATCCGTCGTCCGGTGGCCCGGGACGTGGTGGAGCACGACGGCGAGCTGGTGCTCGCGCGGACCGCCATCGGGGCCCGCCCCGACCCGGTGCTGTCGCTGCGGGTGGCCGCCGCGGCGGCCACCACCCGGCTGCCGATCGCCCGGGCCACCTGTGAGTGGCTCGCCGCGTACTGCCCGCCGCTGCCGTCGCCCTGGCCGCCGGAAGCCCGCGCCGCCCTGGTCACCCTGCTCGGGTCCGGTCCGGGTCTGGTTCCGGCCTGGGAGACCTGCGACCGGTACGGGCTGGTCGACGCCTGGCTGCCGGAGTGGCCCCGGCTGCGCAGCCTGCCGCAGCACAACCCGGTGCACCGGTACACCGTCGACCGGCACCTGGTGCAGGCCGCCGCCGAGGCCAGCCGGTACGCCCGCGAGGTGGACCGCCCCGACCTGCTGCTGATCGGCGCGTTCCTGCACGACATCGGCAAGGGGATCGCCGGTGACCACAGCACCGTCGGTGTGCCACTGGCCGAGGCGGTGGCCGCCCGGATCGGGCTGTCCCCGGCCGAGGTGGCGCTGATCGGCACGCTGGTCCGGCTGCACCTGCTCCTGCCCGACGTGGCCACCCGACGGGACCTGGACGACCCGGTGACCATCACCCGGGTCGCCGAGGCGGTCGGTGACCCGAGCACCCTCGACCTGCTGCACGCCCTGGTCCGGGCGGACGCCGCCGCGACCGGGCCGGCCGCCTGGTCGGACTGGAAGGGGCGACTCGTCGCCGGTCTGGTCGAGCGGGTCCGCACCGCACTGGACACCGGCGCGTTGCCCGCCCCGCCCGCCCCGGACCCGGCGCTGCTGGCCGAGCCGCTGCCGGTCGTACAGCTCACCGAGGACACCGTGGCGGTGGCCGCGGCGGACCGTCGGGGCCTGCTCGCGACGGTGGCCGGTTGCCTGGCCCTGCACCGGCTGGAGGTGGTCTCCGCCGACGCCGCCACCGTCGACGGGCGGGCCCTGGTCACCTGCCGGGTCCAGCCCCGCTACGGCCTGTCGCCGGACCCGGTCGCGCTCACCGCCGACCTGCGCCGCGCCCTGGCCGGTGACGTCTCGGTCACCCAGCGGCTGCGCGGCCGGACCCTGGCGGCGCGGGCCGACGGCGCCGCTCCCCGGGTGGTCTGGCACCGGGACGCGGCGACCGATGCCGTGGTGCTGGAGTTGCGGGCGGCCGACGCCGCCGGGCTGCTCTACCGGGTGGCCAGCGCGTTGGACGCGGCCGGCGTCGAGGTACGGGCGGCCCGGATCTCCACCCTCGGCGGCGACGTGGTGGACGCGTTCTACCTGGTCGGACGGGGGCCGGACGACGACACCCGGCGTCGCCTGGAGGCCGCCGTGCTCGCCGCCGTGTGA
- a CDS encoding S8 family serine peptidase: MAALGLAVGLTIPVGVVGQSASAAPDQADPARAVAAKVDKKVTKRIADTGKSSFWVFLDSQADLSTTAKLRTKTEKAGAVLRAKTAHAERSQAGLRGLLTKRGAEFTPFWLVNTIKVTGDAKLLEELATRDEVREIVADDPVSIPEPLPGETVATVNGVEWNIDRINAPRVWNEMGVRGEGIVVANIDTGANYLHPALNASYRGRSADGSYDHNYNWFDPSGACSTDAPCDNNDHGSHTMGSMVGLDGENIVGVAPNAKWIAAKGCESSSCSRASLLSSGQWMVAPTDLNGQNPRPDLAPDIVNNSWGNTTYDPWYAETVSSWVAAGIFPAFSNGNSGPGCNTSGSPGMYSISYSSGAFDVNNAIASFSSRGTGENGEIKPNIAAPGANVRSATRTGYGSFSGTSMASPHTAAAVALMWSASPAIHGDVAATRAILDQTAIDVNALTCGGTAAKNNIFGEGRLDAFAAVNATPRGALGTMNGTVTSGGAALTGATVTVTGPMTRTGATAANGSYGFDRLMVGDYTITVSKFGYVTATGQATVTENQTVTKDIVVQQAPSATLSGTVSTSAGPAAGAAVTVLNTPLTATADAQGNYSVTVPQGKYDVRFTHAYRCADAVTQPTTVNADTDLDVTLPDRVDGFGYACGGAGGEFVPGTQRLTLTGDDTTTAVSLPFRVPLYGKSYKDGWVSTNGVLGFGTASSNRVNTTLPSTIAPNLALYPFWDDLYVESDSGVYTATIGSAPRRTFVVEWRNVSLFADRTARVTFSVAIGEDGSVVYRYKDIDGTGGETASGATIGLENATGTAGFEYSYNVSAVAEGTAIAFRTTRTGVLSGVVTDANDGLPVAGATVTATAGDVTVSDTSDATGRYLIQAPAGEVALNLAQQNYEAATDTVTVAAGGSESRSAALRTARIGANVGSLTVTAPAAQTRSRSIALSNTGALGTDVTVTELDVDGFPADFGWLDLSGTTATVAAGGRHTVGVTIRTTGLAPGSHHQAKVQISSASGRKPVTVLPVTLVVPSYTLAIDAGGTTGRADVEGQTWAPDQAYAAGQAGYLGTSSRRTTTTAITGTNDSARFATQREGMHEYRVDGLADGWYTVELDFAELKQQRPDKRVFDVLLEGQEVLPSLDVAGEVGSFAALNRTFTVQVTDGQLNIRFVTHAGYGQPIVNALRVTNRPDLGV; the protein is encoded by the coding sequence GTGGCAGCGCTCGGCCTCGCGGTCGGCCTGACCATCCCTGTCGGCGTCGTCGGGCAGTCCGCCTCGGCCGCGCCGGACCAGGCCGACCCCGCGCGGGCGGTGGCCGCCAAGGTCGACAAGAAGGTCACCAAGCGGATCGCCGACACCGGGAAGTCGTCCTTCTGGGTCTTCCTCGACAGCCAGGCCGACCTGAGCACGACGGCGAAGCTGCGCACCAAGACGGAGAAGGCCGGCGCCGTGCTGCGGGCCAAGACCGCCCACGCCGAGCGCAGCCAGGCCGGGCTCCGTGGCCTGCTCACCAAGCGGGGGGCCGAGTTCACGCCCTTCTGGCTGGTGAACACCATCAAGGTCACCGGTGACGCCAAGCTCCTCGAGGAGTTGGCCACGCGCGACGAGGTCCGCGAGATCGTCGCCGACGACCCGGTGAGCATCCCCGAGCCGCTTCCCGGTGAGACCGTCGCGACGGTGAACGGCGTCGAGTGGAACATCGACCGGATCAACGCCCCCCGGGTCTGGAACGAGATGGGCGTCCGGGGCGAGGGCATCGTCGTCGCCAACATCGACACCGGGGCCAACTACCTGCACCCCGCCCTCAACGCCAGCTACCGGGGCCGCAGCGCCGACGGCAGCTACGACCACAACTACAACTGGTTCGACCCGTCCGGCGCGTGCAGCACCGACGCGCCCTGCGACAACAACGACCACGGCAGCCACACCATGGGCAGCATGGTCGGCCTGGACGGCGAGAACATCGTCGGCGTCGCCCCGAACGCGAAGTGGATCGCCGCCAAGGGCTGCGAGTCCAGCTCCTGCTCCCGGGCCTCGCTGCTGTCCTCCGGGCAGTGGATGGTCGCGCCGACCGACCTGAACGGCCAGAACCCGCGCCCGGACCTCGCGCCGGACATCGTCAACAACTCGTGGGGCAACACCACCTACGACCCGTGGTACGCCGAGACCGTCTCGTCCTGGGTGGCCGCCGGCATCTTCCCGGCGTTCTCCAACGGCAACAGCGGTCCGGGCTGCAACACCTCGGGCAGCCCCGGCATGTACTCGATCAGCTACAGCTCCGGCGCGTTCGACGTGAACAACGCGATCGCCAGCTTCTCCAGCCGGGGCACTGGGGAGAACGGCGAGATCAAGCCAAACATCGCCGCCCCGGGCGCGAACGTCCGCTCGGCCACCCGCACCGGCTACGGCTCGTTCAGCGGCACCTCGATGGCCTCGCCGCACACCGCAGCCGCGGTGGCGCTGATGTGGTCGGCCTCCCCCGCCATCCACGGGGACGTCGCCGCCACCCGGGCCATCCTGGACCAGACCGCCATCGACGTGAACGCCCTCACCTGCGGCGGCACCGCCGCGAAGAACAACATCTTCGGTGAGGGGCGGCTCGACGCGTTCGCGGCGGTCAACGCGACCCCGCGCGGCGCGCTCGGCACGATGAACGGCACCGTCACCTCCGGTGGCGCGGCGTTGACCGGGGCCACCGTCACCGTGACCGGCCCGATGACCCGGACCGGCGCCACCGCCGCCAACGGCTCGTACGGCTTCGACCGACTCATGGTCGGCGACTACACCATCACGGTCAGCAAGTTCGGCTACGTCACCGCCACCGGGCAGGCGACGGTCACCGAGAACCAGACGGTCACCAAGGACATCGTCGTCCAGCAGGCCCCCTCGGCCACGCTCAGCGGCACGGTGAGCACCTCCGCCGGACCGGCGGCGGGCGCGGCCGTGACCGTGCTGAACACCCCGCTCACCGCCACCGCGGACGCGCAGGGCAACTACTCGGTCACCGTCCCGCAGGGCAAGTACGACGTCCGCTTCACCCACGCGTACCGGTGTGCGGACGCGGTCACCCAGCCGACGACGGTCAACGCCGACACCGACCTCGACGTCACCCTGCCGGACCGGGTGGACGGCTTCGGCTACGCCTGTGGCGGGGCCGGCGGCGAGTTCGTCCCCGGCACCCAGCGCCTCACGCTGACCGGCGACGACACCACCACCGCGGTCTCCCTGCCGTTCCGGGTGCCGCTGTACGGCAAGTCGTACAAGGACGGCTGGGTCAGCACCAACGGCGTGCTCGGCTTCGGCACCGCCTCCAGCAACCGGGTCAACACCACCCTGCCGAGCACCATCGCGCCGAACCTGGCGCTCTACCCGTTCTGGGACGACCTGTACGTCGAGTCGGACTCCGGTGTCTACACCGCCACCATCGGGAGCGCCCCGCGCCGGACCTTCGTGGTGGAGTGGCGCAACGTGTCGCTCTTCGCGGACCGGACCGCCCGGGTGACGTTCAGCGTGGCGATCGGCGAGGACGGCTCGGTCGTCTACCGGTACAAGGACATCGACGGCACCGGCGGGGAGACCGCCAGCGGGGCCACCATCGGCCTGGAGAACGCCACCGGCACCGCCGGCTTCGAGTACTCGTACAACGTCTCTGCCGTCGCCGAGGGCACCGCGATCGCGTTCCGGACCACCCGCACCGGTGTGCTCTCCGGCGTGGTCACCGACGCCAACGACGGACTGCCGGTGGCCGGAGCCACGGTCACCGCGACCGCTGGTGACGTCACGGTCAGCGACACCTCGGACGCCACCGGCCGGTACCTGATCCAGGCCCCGGCCGGCGAGGTCGCGCTGAACCTGGCCCAGCAGAACTACGAGGCCGCCACCGACACGGTCACCGTGGCCGCCGGCGGCTCGGAGTCCCGGTCGGCGGCGCTGCGCACCGCGCGCATCGGCGCCAACGTCGGCAGCCTCACGGTGACCGCCCCGGCCGCGCAGACCCGCAGCCGGTCGATCGCCCTGAGCAACACCGGCGCCCTCGGCACCGACGTGACGGTGACCGAACTGGACGTCGACGGCTTCCCGGCGGACTTCGGCTGGCTGGATCTGTCCGGCACCACCGCCACGGTGGCGGCCGGTGGCCGGCACACCGTCGGGGTGACGATCCGCACCACCGGGCTGGCCCCGGGCAGCCACCACCAGGCGAAGGTGCAGATCAGCTCGGCCAGCGGCCGGAAGCCGGTGACCGTGCTGCCGGTCACCCTGGTCGTGCCGAGCTACACGCTGGCCATCGACGCCGGGGGCACCACCGGCCGGGCCGACGTCGAGGGGCAGACCTGGGCGCCCGACCAGGCGTACGCCGCCGGCCAGGCCGGGTACCTCGGCACCTCCAGCCGGCGGACCACCACCACGGCCATCACCGGCACCAACGACTCGGCCCGCTTCGCCACCCAGCGCGAGGGGATGCACGAGTACCGGGTCGACGGGCTCGCCGACGGCTGGTACACCGTCGAGCTGGACTTCGCCGAGCTCAAGCAGCAGCGGCCGGACAAGCGCGTCTTCGACGTGCTGCTGGAGGGCCAGGAGGTGCTGCCGTCGCTGGACGTAGCCGGTGAGGTCGGCAGCTTCGCCGCGCTGAACCGCACGTTCACCGTCCAGGTGACCGACGGGCAGCTCAACATCCGGTTCGTCACGCACGCCGGGTACGGCCAGCCGATCGTCAACGCCCTCCGGGTGACCAACCGCCCGGACCTCGGCGTCTGA
- a CDS encoding P-II family nitrogen regulator: MKLVTAVIKPYQLDAVKEALHALGVAGLTVSEVQGYGRQKGHTEVYRGAEYTVEFLPKIRVEVLTDEIDVEKVVDAIVGAARTGKIGDGKVWVTAVEEVVRVRTGERGLDAL, translated from the coding sequence ATGAAGCTGGTGACCGCGGTCATCAAGCCGTACCAGCTGGACGCGGTGAAGGAGGCCCTGCACGCCCTCGGCGTGGCCGGCCTGACCGTCAGCGAGGTCCAGGGCTACGGCCGGCAGAAGGGGCACACCGAGGTCTACCGGGGTGCCGAGTACACCGTCGAGTTCCTGCCCAAGATCCGGGTCGAGGTGCTCACCGACGAGATCGACGTCGAGAAGGTCGTGGACGCCATCGTCGGCGCCGCCCGGACCGGCAAGATCGGCGACGGCAAGGTCTGGGTGACCGCCGTCGAGGAGGTCGTCCGGGTCCGTACCGGCGAGCGCGGCCTCGACGCCCTCTGA
- a CDS encoding aminoglycoside phosphotransferase family protein, with translation MTTDDRRPDGWRAYHQPAPGLGRPYVTAQEIPLHGGNVSTVVRVGDTVRRNAGPWTPAVHALLRHLEYVGFTGAPRAYGMDERNREVLSYLEGECGEYPLAPHWVTDEALVTVATMLRMFHDAQYGFVPPAGAVWRSFGPPPPDTEVICHHDAAPHNVIWRPDGTLGLIDFDLASPGARIYDVAYAAWTWVPIFSDRDSYTLGWKRPDRPRRLRLFADAYGLIPRDRHRLIRTIRKRVVDHVEGIRRMAAAGDPAFVRIVHKGHLRRPMRDLRLLDYERHALEWALR, from the coding sequence GTGACCACCGACGACCGCCGCCCCGACGGGTGGCGTGCGTACCACCAACCGGCACCGGGCCTCGGGAGACCGTACGTGACCGCACAGGAGATCCCGCTGCACGGCGGGAACGTCAGCACCGTCGTCCGGGTGGGCGACACCGTCCGGCGCAACGCCGGGCCGTGGACCCCGGCGGTGCACGCCCTGTTGCGCCACCTGGAGTACGTCGGCTTCACCGGCGCGCCCCGGGCGTACGGCATGGACGAGCGCAACCGGGAGGTCCTGTCGTACCTGGAGGGGGAGTGCGGGGAGTACCCGCTCGCCCCGCACTGGGTCACCGACGAGGCGCTGGTCACCGTGGCGACGATGCTGCGGATGTTCCACGACGCCCAGTACGGGTTCGTCCCGCCCGCCGGGGCGGTCTGGCGCTCGTTCGGTCCACCGCCGCCGGACACCGAGGTCATCTGCCACCACGACGCCGCCCCGCACAACGTCATCTGGCGGCCGGACGGCACGCTCGGGCTGATCGACTTCGACCTCGCCTCACCCGGCGCGCGGATCTACGACGTGGCGTACGCGGCCTGGACCTGGGTGCCGATCTTCTCCGACCGGGACTCCTACACCCTCGGCTGGAAGCGCCCGGACCGGCCGCGCAGGCTGCGGCTCTTCGCCGACGCGTACGGGCTGATCCCCCGGGACCGGCACCGGCTGATCCGCACCATCCGCAAGCGGGTCGTCGACCACGTCGAGGGCATCCGCCGGATGGCCGCCGCCGGAGACCCGGCGTTCGTCCGGATCGTGCACAAGGGTCACCTTCGGCGGCCGATGCGCGATCTGCGCCTGCTCGACTACGAACGGCACGCCCTCGAATGGGCCCTGCGGTAA
- the ffh gene encoding signal recognition particle protein, producing MFDTLSDRLSGIFTKLRGKGRLTDADIDATAREIRLALLEADVALPVVKGFIANVKERARGAEVSQALNPAQQIVKIVNEELVAVLGGEGRRLQFAKQPPTVIMLAGLQGSGKTTLAGKLARWLKAQGHQPLLVAADLQRPNAVGQLQVLGGRAGVEVYAPEPGNGTGDPVQVARASIEHAKRAARDVVIVDTAGRLGIDAEMMQQAADIRDAVDPDEVIFVIDAMVGQDAVRTAEAFRDGVGITGVVLSKLDGDARGGAALSVREVTGQPILFASTGEKLEDFDVFHPDRMASRILGMGDVLTLIEQAEQAFDTDQKEKMTAKLMGGEQFTLEDFLDQLIAVRRMGPIANVLAMMPGMGQMKDQLGELDDKHFDRVTAIIRSMTPAERTNPKIINGSRRARIANGSGVTVMDVNQLLNRFADAQKMMKQMGGMMGLPGAGRRKATKSPKNKRKGTKGGNRPRTGAGAGAGMPGGFPGGMPQLPPGLNPNDLGGQGGLPPGFKLPKIDFNKFGKGGGGKQG from the coding sequence GTGTTTGACACCTTGAGTGACCGCCTCTCCGGGATCTTCACCAAGCTCCGCGGCAAGGGTCGGCTCACCGACGCCGACATCGACGCCACCGCACGCGAGATCCGGCTGGCGCTGCTGGAGGCGGACGTCGCGCTGCCGGTGGTCAAGGGCTTCATCGCGAACGTCAAGGAGCGGGCACGCGGCGCCGAGGTCTCCCAGGCGCTCAACCCGGCCCAGCAGATCGTCAAGATCGTCAACGAGGAGCTGGTCGCCGTCCTCGGTGGTGAGGGGCGGCGACTCCAGTTCGCCAAGCAGCCGCCGACCGTGATCATGCTGGCCGGCCTCCAGGGTTCCGGTAAGACCACCCTCGCCGGCAAGCTGGCCCGCTGGCTCAAGGCCCAGGGACACCAGCCGCTGCTGGTCGCCGCCGACCTCCAGCGTCCCAACGCCGTCGGGCAGCTCCAGGTGCTCGGTGGCCGGGCCGGGGTCGAGGTGTACGCCCCGGAGCCCGGCAACGGCACCGGTGACCCGGTGCAGGTGGCGCGGGCCTCGATCGAGCACGCGAAGCGGGCCGCCCGGGACGTCGTCATCGTCGACACCGCCGGTCGACTCGGTATCGACGCCGAGATGATGCAGCAGGCCGCCGACATCCGGGACGCGGTCGACCCCGACGAGGTCATCTTCGTCATCGACGCGATGGTCGGTCAGGACGCCGTGCGTACCGCCGAGGCGTTCCGCGACGGCGTCGGCATCACCGGCGTGGTGCTGTCGAAGCTCGACGGCGACGCCCGGGGCGGTGCCGCGCTGAGCGTCCGGGAGGTCACCGGACAGCCGATCCTCTTCGCCTCCACCGGCGAGAAGCTGGAGGACTTCGACGTCTTCCACCCGGACCGGATGGCCAGCCGGATCCTCGGCATGGGCGACGTCCTCACTCTGATCGAGCAGGCCGAGCAGGCCTTCGACACCGATCAGAAGGAGAAGATGACCGCCAAGCTGATGGGCGGCGAGCAGTTCACCCTGGAGGACTTCCTCGACCAGCTCATCGCGGTCCGCCGGATGGGCCCGATCGCCAACGTGCTGGCCATGATGCCCGGTATGGGGCAGATGAAGGACCAGCTCGGCGAGCTGGACGACAAGCACTTCGACCGGGTCACCGCGATCATCCGCTCGATGACCCCGGCCGAGCGCACCAACCCGAAGATCATCAACGGTTCCCGGCGGGCGCGGATCGCCAACGGCTCCGGGGTCACCGTGATGGACGTCAACCAGCTGCTCAACCGCTTCGCCGACGCGCAGAAGATGATGAAGCAGATGGGCGGCATGATGGGGCTGCCCGGGGCGGGCCGGCGCAAGGCCACCAAGAGCCCGAAGAACAAGCGCAAGGGCACCAAGGGCGGCAACCGGCCGCGGACCGGCGCCGGTGCGGGCGCCGGGATGCCCGGCGGGTTCCCGGGTGGCATGCCCCAGCTCCCGCCAGGGCTGAACCCGAACGACCTGGGTGGGCAGGGCGGTCTGCCGCCGGGCTTCAAGCTCCCGAAGATCGACTTCAACAAGTTCGGCAAGGGTGGCGGCGGCAAGCAGGGCTGA
- a CDS encoding ammonium transporter has product MPEAPTIDTGNTAWLLVSTALVLLMTPGLALFYGGLNRSKGVLNMIMMSFSAIGLVSVLWLFYGFSIAFGADQGGVIGDVGQYLGTKTFMAETDLWGETGIPLYVFMAFQMMFAIITVALISGAISDRAKFSGWLLFAFGWATLVYFPVAHWVWGGGFIGAGLGALDFAGGTAVHINAGAAALALVLVLGKRLGWPKEAMKPHNVPMVALGTGLLWFGWFGFNAGSELTADATTAIAFLNTQVCTAAAILGWLVVEKIRDGKPTLVGASSGAIAGLVAITPACAFVAPWAAVLLGIVAGAVCALAVGLKYKFGYDDSLDVVGVHFVGGWIGCLWIGLFGTSSVSSLVADEGLFYGGGVTQLGVQALSALIVTVYSFVVAFVLGFVIQKTIGFRISAEAEVNGIDITEHAESGYDLSPSGGSAGGAFAMAGIGTPTATTPPKAEPTPTTPVSEKVAG; this is encoded by the coding sequence GTGCCTGAAGCACCGACGATCGACACCGGCAACACCGCATGGTTGCTGGTGTCGACCGCGCTCGTGCTGCTCATGACCCCGGGTCTGGCGCTGTTCTACGGCGGTCTGAACCGGTCCAAGGGCGTGCTCAACATGATCATGATGAGCTTCTCGGCCATCGGACTCGTCAGCGTCCTCTGGCTGTTCTACGGCTTCAGCATCGCCTTCGGTGCCGACCAGGGCGGCGTCATCGGTGACGTCGGCCAGTACCTCGGCACCAAGACCTTCATGGCCGAGACCGACCTGTGGGGCGAGACCGGCATCCCGCTCTACGTCTTCATGGCCTTCCAGATGATGTTCGCCATCATCACGGTCGCCCTGATCAGCGGTGCCATCTCCGACCGCGCCAAGTTCTCCGGCTGGCTGCTCTTCGCCTTCGGCTGGGCCACCCTGGTCTACTTCCCGGTCGCGCACTGGGTGTGGGGCGGCGGCTTCATCGGCGCCGGCCTCGGCGCGCTGGACTTCGCCGGTGGCACGGCGGTGCACATCAACGCCGGTGCCGCCGCGCTCGCCCTGGTGCTGGTGCTCGGCAAGCGGCTCGGCTGGCCCAAGGAGGCCATGAAGCCGCACAACGTCCCGATGGTGGCGCTCGGCACCGGTCTGCTCTGGTTCGGCTGGTTCGGCTTCAACGCCGGTTCCGAGCTGACCGCCGACGCGACCACCGCGATCGCCTTCCTCAACACCCAGGTCTGCACCGCCGCCGCCATCCTCGGCTGGCTGGTCGTGGAGAAGATCCGGGACGGCAAGCCCACCCTGGTCGGCGCCTCGTCCGGTGCCATCGCCGGTCTGGTCGCCATCACCCCGGCCTGTGCCTTCGTCGCCCCGTGGGCGGCGGTCCTGCTCGGCATCGTCGCCGGTGCGGTCTGCGCCCTCGCCGTCGGTCTGAAGTACAAGTTCGGTTACGACGACTCCCTCGACGTGGTCGGCGTGCACTTCGTCGGCGGCTGGATCGGCTGCCTCTGGATCGGTCTCTTCGGCACCAGCTCGGTCAGCTCGCTCGTCGCCGACGAGGGCCTCTTCTACGGCGGCGGGGTCACCCAGCTCGGCGTACAGGCCCTCAGCGCCCTGATCGTCACGGTCTACTCGTTCGTGGTGGCCTTCGTCCTCGGCTTCGTCATCCAGAAGACCATCGGCTTCCGGATCTCCGCCGAGGCCGAGGTCAACGGCATCGACATCACCGAGCACGCGGAGAGTGGCTACGACCTCTCGCCGTCCGGCGGCAGCGCCGGTGGGGCGTTTGCGATGGCCGGCATCGGCACCCCGACGGCGACGACGCCGCCGAAGGCCGAGCCGACACCCACCACCCCGGTCAGCGAGAAGGTCGCGGGCTAA
- a CDS encoding Uma2 family endonuclease — MTAAPILPERSEWTVDDLDGLPKDLPYELVNGRLILPSPTALHQDMCVRLLLALEADCPPEYFVSFDLSVRIDRRNEPRPDVVAIRREHADRSPVPVDGALLAVEVISPTSNFRDLYDKAKVYAHAGVSTYWVVDPLHERITLTEYTLGPRGEYDVVTHTDDVFVTERPWKVSVDLPALTARRRAVLERGA, encoded by the coding sequence ATGACTGCGGCGCCCATCCTGCCCGAGCGGTCGGAGTGGACGGTCGACGACCTCGACGGCCTGCCGAAGGACCTTCCGTACGAGTTGGTCAACGGAAGGCTGATCTTGCCGTCCCCCACTGCCCTGCACCAGGACATGTGTGTCCGGTTGCTGCTCGCACTCGAAGCCGACTGCCCGCCCGAGTACTTCGTCAGCTTCGACCTGTCGGTGCGGATCGACCGGCGTAACGAACCCCGCCCGGACGTGGTGGCGATTCGCCGGGAACACGCCGACCGCAGCCCGGTGCCGGTCGACGGTGCCCTGCTGGCGGTCGAGGTCATCTCGCCCACCTCGAACTTCCGCGACCTGTACGACAAGGCGAAGGTGTACGCGCACGCGGGGGTGTCGACGTACTGGGTGGTCGACCCCCTGCACGAGCGGATCACGCTCACCGAGTACACCCTCGGGCCGCGGGGAGAGTACGACGTGGTCACCCACACCGACGACGTCTTCGTCACCGAACGGCCCTGGAAGGTCTCGGTCGACCTGCCGGCGCTGACCGCCCGGCGGCGGGCGGTGTTGGAACGCGGGGCCTGA